One stretch of Actinacidiphila sp. DG2A-62 DNA includes these proteins:
- a CDS encoding mycoredoxin, whose product MSAKMTIYSTSWCSYCRRLKSQLDREGIAYDEVNIEQDPESAKFVESANGGNQTVPTVLFTDGSTLTNPSVAQVKQKLAA is encoded by the coding sequence ATGTCGGCCAAGATGACCATCTACAGCACGTCCTGGTGCAGCTACTGCCGTCGGCTGAAGTCCCAGCTCGACCGCGAGGGCATCGCGTACGACGAGGTCAACATCGAGCAGGACCCCGAGTCCGCGAAGTTCGTCGAGAGCGCCAACGGCGGCAACCAGACGGTCCCCACCGTCCTGTTCACCGACGGCTCCACCCTCACCAACCCCTCCGTCGCCCAGGTCAAGCAGAAGCTCGCCGCCTGA
- a CDS encoding ATP-dependent helicase: protein MVLPPVRTAPPPVLDAAQRRVVEHPGGPLLVLAGPGTGKTTTLVEAVMARVRAGTPPDRVLVLTFGRRAAAELRDRMAARAAAAGGAQPGGGAPTASGTSSGSGTSSGSGTSSGSGTAPGPRTSSGAGAAPAVGSPVEAPRAMTFHSFCYALLRAEQEPEAYAEPVRLLSGPEQDLLVRELLAGEADLIRSGRAEVRWPEDLRAALTTRGFADEVRAVLARARELGLTPADLGAFARRAGRRDWEAAAGFLGEYLDVADLMGVIDYTELVHRAVRLAERPEVHARLLARYDAVFVDEYQDTDPAQVRLLRALAGQGRTLVAFGDPDQSIYAFRGADVNGILDFPADFPGRDGRPAPVVALTASRRSGAVLLDATRRIAARIPLRRPPEHRALRAARPGGRIAVRTYPTPGAEVDSIADVLRRAHLEDGVPWADMAVLVRAGAAIPALRRALTTAGVPTDVDTQSAPLHAEPAVVPLLTALRLAATWPSGPENTAPGEAEASGETEGPGEVAASGSGEDPATGASGSDGLGSGGVDGTGGTGSGTGRGTGDGMGGGTGSGTGGGTGSGTRAWPGSVEQAIELLVSPLGGMDSADLRRLGRALREEERAAGVAVPRPSDVLIAEALARPEALVAHDPAYARGAQRLARLLRQARDTLAAGGTAEDALWRLWDGSGWAARLERAALRGGPAGRNADRDLDAVCALFETAARAEERTGGRGALNLIEELSGYDIAADTLGARAVRPEAVRLMTAHRAKGLEWPLVVVAGVQEGVWPDLRRRGSLLEADRIGRDGIAPPLSQGALLAEERRLFYVAATRARDRLLVTAVRSAADDGDQPSRFLAELGVEPEHVTHRPRRPLAVAALVAELRATTVDPDAAPELREAAARRLARMAALTDDGHPLIPAAHPDRWWGLYEPTRSAVPLRDRDQPVALSGSALEQLANTCALQWFLGREVRAEPPATAAQGFGNVVHVLADEVASGRTPADLDVLMARLDSVWDALAFDAPWKSRQEKENARAALERFLRWHVMERGRTPVGAEHEFAVTLDAGDVQVRVRGSMDRVETDAEGRAYVVDFKTGRAKPTGAEVARHPQLAVYQLAVREGAVDPLFGGERPAAGGAELVQLRIGAARRDGGDALPAVQRQEPLDGDWAGELLASAAGRVLDERFTPSAGQHCAHCAFRAACSARPEGRSTVD, encoded by the coding sequence CTGGTCCTGCCGCCGGTCCGCACCGCACCGCCCCCTGTGCTGGACGCGGCACAGCGCCGGGTGGTTGAGCACCCCGGCGGCCCGCTGCTGGTCCTGGCCGGACCCGGCACCGGCAAGACGACCACGCTGGTCGAGGCGGTCATGGCCCGGGTGCGGGCCGGCACCCCGCCGGACCGGGTCCTGGTCCTGACCTTCGGCCGCCGCGCCGCCGCGGAGCTGCGCGACCGGATGGCCGCGCGGGCGGCCGCCGCGGGCGGCGCCCAGCCGGGGGGCGGGGCGCCGACCGCGTCGGGTACGTCCTCCGGCTCGGGTACGTCCTCCGGCTCGGGTACGTCCTCCGGCTCGGGTACGGCGCCCGGTCCGCGGACATCCTCCGGTGCCGGCGCTGCTCCCGCCGTCGGGTCGCCGGTGGAGGCGCCGCGGGCGATGACGTTCCACTCCTTCTGCTACGCCCTGCTGCGCGCCGAACAGGAGCCCGAGGCGTACGCCGAGCCGGTCCGGCTGCTGTCCGGCCCCGAGCAGGACCTGCTGGTGCGCGAGCTGCTGGCCGGTGAGGCGGACCTCATCCGGTCGGGCCGCGCCGAGGTGCGCTGGCCGGAGGACCTGCGCGCGGCGCTGACCACGCGGGGGTTCGCCGACGAGGTGCGGGCGGTGCTGGCGCGCGCCCGCGAGCTGGGCCTCACGCCCGCGGACCTGGGCGCCTTCGCGCGCCGCGCCGGGCGCCGGGACTGGGAGGCGGCGGCGGGGTTCCTCGGCGAGTACCTCGACGTGGCCGACCTGATGGGCGTGATCGACTACACCGAGCTGGTGCACCGCGCGGTGCGGCTGGCCGAGCGGCCCGAGGTGCACGCGCGGCTGCTGGCGCGCTACGACGCGGTGTTCGTCGACGAGTACCAGGACACCGACCCCGCGCAGGTCCGGCTGCTGCGGGCGCTCGCCGGACAGGGCCGCACGCTGGTCGCGTTCGGCGACCCGGACCAGTCGATCTACGCCTTCCGCGGTGCCGACGTGAACGGCATCCTCGACTTTCCCGCCGACTTCCCCGGCCGCGACGGCCGCCCGGCGCCCGTGGTCGCCCTCACCGCGTCCCGCCGCTCCGGCGCCGTGCTCCTCGACGCCACCCGCCGGATCGCCGCGCGCATCCCGCTGCGTCGCCCGCCCGAGCACCGCGCGCTGCGCGCGGCCCGCCCCGGCGGCCGGATCGCCGTGCGCACCTACCCCACGCCCGGCGCGGAGGTCGACTCCATCGCCGACGTGCTGCGCCGCGCCCACCTGGAGGACGGCGTCCCCTGGGCCGACATGGCCGTCCTGGTCCGCGCCGGCGCCGCGATCCCCGCGCTGCGCCGCGCCCTGACCACCGCGGGCGTCCCCACCGACGTCGACACCCAGTCCGCCCCCCTCCACGCCGAACCGGCCGTCGTCCCCCTCCTCACCGCCCTCCGCCTCGCCGCGACCTGGCCGTCCGGCCCGGAGAACACCGCCCCCGGGGAGGCCGAGGCCTCCGGTGAGACCGAGGGTCCCGGCGAGGTCGCGGCTTCCGGCTCGGGAGAGGACCCGGCGACCGGCGCGTCGGGCTCGGACGGGCTCGGCTCCGGCGGCGTCGACGGCACGGGCGGCACCGGGAGCGGCACGGGGAGGGGGACGGGCGACGGCATGGGCGGCGGCACCGGGAGCGGCACGGGCGGCGGCACCGGGAGCGGCACGCGGGCGTGGCCGGGGAGCGTGGAGCAGGCGATCGAGTTGCTCGTGTCGCCGCTCGGGGGGATGGACTCCGCGGACCTGCGGCGGCTGGGGCGGGCGCTGCGGGAGGAGGAGCGGGCCGCCGGAGTCGCGGTGCCGCGGCCCTCCGACGTGCTGATCGCCGAGGCGCTCGCGCGGCCGGAAGCGCTGGTCGCACACGACCCGGCGTACGCCCGCGGCGCGCAGCGGCTGGCCCGGCTGCTGCGGCAGGCGCGTGACACGCTCGCCGCCGGCGGCACCGCGGAGGACGCGCTGTGGCGGCTGTGGGACGGCTCCGGCTGGGCCGCGCGGCTGGAACGGGCCGCGCTGCGCGGCGGCCCCGCCGGCCGCAACGCCGACCGCGACCTCGACGCGGTGTGCGCGCTGTTCGAGACCGCCGCGCGCGCGGAGGAGCGCACCGGAGGCCGCGGCGCCCTCAACCTCATCGAGGAGCTGTCCGGCTACGACATCGCCGCCGACACCCTCGGCGCCCGCGCCGTCCGCCCCGAGGCCGTACGCCTGATGACCGCGCACCGCGCCAAGGGCCTGGAGTGGCCGCTGGTGGTCGTGGCCGGCGTCCAGGAGGGCGTCTGGCCCGACCTGCGCCGGCGCGGCTCGCTGCTGGAGGCGGACCGGATCGGCCGCGACGGCATCGCGCCGCCGCTGAGCCAGGGCGCGCTGCTCGCCGAGGAGCGCCGGCTGTTCTACGTCGCCGCGACCCGCGCCCGCGACCGCCTCCTGGTCACCGCCGTGCGCTCCGCCGCGGACGACGGCGACCAGCCCTCCCGCTTCCTCGCCGAACTCGGCGTCGAGCCCGAGCACGTCACCCACCGCCCGCGCCGCCCGCTCGCCGTCGCCGCGCTCGTCGCGGAGCTGCGCGCCACCACCGTCGACCCGGACGCCGCGCCGGAGCTGCGCGAGGCCGCCGCCCGCCGGCTGGCCCGCATGGCCGCGCTGACCGACGACGGCCACCCGCTGATCCCGGCCGCGCACCCGGACCGCTGGTGGGGGCTGTACGAGCCGACGCGCTCCGCGGTGCCCCTGCGCGACCGCGACCAGCCCGTCGCGCTGTCCGGCTCCGCGCTCGAGCAGCTCGCCAACACCTGCGCGCTGCAGTGGTTCCTCGGCCGTGAGGTGCGCGCCGAACCCCCGGCCACCGCGGCGCAGGGCTTCGGCAACGTCGTGCACGTCCTGGCCGACGAGGTCGCCTCCGGCCGCACGCCCGCCGACCTCGACGTGCTGATGGCCCGGCTGGACTCGGTGTGGGACGCGCTGGCCTTCGACGCGCCCTGGAAGTCCCGCCAGGAGAAGGAGAACGCCCGCGCCGCGCTCGAACGCTTCCTGCGCTGGCACGTCATGGAACGCGGGCGCACACCGGTCGGCGCCGAGCACGAGTTCGCGGTCACCCTGGACGCGGGCGACGTCCAGGTGCGGGTGCGCGGCAGCATGGACCGCGTCGAGACGGACGCGGAGGGACGCGCGTACGTCGTCGACTTCAAGACCGGGCGGGCCAAGCCGACCGGAGCGGAGGTCGCGCGGCATCCGCAGCTGGCCGTCTACCAGCTCGCGGTGCGCGAGGGCGCGGTCGACCCGCTGTTCGGCGGGGAACGCCCGGCGGCGGGCGGCGCGGAGCTGGTGCAGCTGCGGATCGGCGCGGCGCGGCGCGACGGCGGGGACGCGCTGCCGGCCGTCCAGCGGCAGGAGCCGCTCGACGGCGACTGGGCCGGCGAGCTGCTCGCGTCCGCGGCGGGGCGGGTGCTCGACGAACGCTTCACGCCTTCCGCGGGACAGCACTGTGCCCACTGCGCCTTCCGCGCGGCCTGCTCGGCCCGCCCCGAGGGCCGCTCCACTGTCGACTAG
- a CDS encoding ABC1 kinase family protein produces MSDLPRKAVTRTAKLAALPLGFAGRATLGLGKRLGGRPADEVATELQERTAEQLFKVLGELKGGAMKFGQALSVFESALPEDVAGPYRAALTKLQEAAPPMPARTVHRVLAQRLGRDWRSLFAQFEDAPAAAASIGQVHRAVWSDGRKVAVKVQYPGAGDALLSDLGQLGRVARLFGPLIPGMDVKPLLAELRARVAEELDYGLEAEAQHTHAVEFAGDPDVEVPDVVHQADQVLITEWMDGVPLSEVIASGSQEMRDRAGQLLAHFLFAGPARTGLLHADPHPGNFRLLTDDGPAAGWRLGVLDFGTVDRLPEGLPLPIGTALRLALAGEAEQVYAMLRTEGFVKPTITLDADAVLDYLRPIIEPAGREDFLFERAWMRAQAARIADPRSPAHQLGKQLNLPPSYLLIHRVTLSTVGVLCQLGATVRLRDELLEWLPGFAAEGEEESA; encoded by the coding sequence ATGTCTGATCTTCCGCGCAAGGCGGTGACCCGTACCGCGAAGCTCGCGGCGCTCCCGCTGGGTTTCGCCGGACGGGCCACCCTGGGGCTCGGCAAGCGGCTCGGCGGTCGCCCCGCCGACGAGGTCGCCACCGAGTTGCAGGAGCGCACCGCGGAGCAGCTCTTCAAGGTGCTCGGGGAGCTGAAGGGCGGCGCGATGAAGTTCGGGCAGGCCCTGTCGGTGTTCGAGTCGGCGTTGCCGGAGGACGTCGCCGGCCCGTACCGCGCGGCGCTGACCAAGCTCCAGGAGGCGGCTCCGCCGATGCCCGCCCGCACGGTGCACCGGGTGCTGGCGCAGCGGCTGGGCCGGGACTGGCGGTCGCTGTTCGCGCAGTTCGAGGACGCGCCGGCCGCGGCGGCCTCGATCGGGCAGGTGCACCGCGCAGTGTGGAGCGACGGGCGGAAGGTCGCGGTGAAGGTCCAGTATCCGGGGGCGGGTGACGCGCTGCTGTCGGACCTGGGCCAACTGGGCCGGGTGGCCAGACTGTTCGGGCCGCTCATCCCGGGGATGGACGTCAAGCCGCTGCTGGCGGAGCTGCGCGCGCGGGTCGCCGAGGAGCTGGACTACGGCCTGGAGGCCGAGGCCCAGCACACGCACGCGGTGGAGTTCGCCGGGGACCCGGACGTGGAGGTGCCGGACGTCGTCCACCAGGCCGACCAGGTGCTGATCACCGAGTGGATGGACGGGGTGCCGCTGTCGGAGGTGATCGCCTCGGGCAGCCAGGAGATGCGGGACCGGGCGGGGCAGCTGCTGGCGCATTTCCTGTTCGCCGGGCCGGCCCGCACCGGGCTGCTGCACGCCGACCCGCACCCGGGCAACTTCCGGCTGCTCACCGACGACGGCCCGGCCGCCGGCTGGCGGCTGGGCGTGCTGGACTTCGGCACGGTGGACCGGCTGCCGGAGGGCCTGCCGCTGCCGATCGGCACCGCGCTGCGACTGGCGCTGGCCGGCGAGGCCGAGCAGGTGTACGCGATGCTGCGCACCGAGGGGTTCGTCAAGCCGACGATCACCCTGGACGCCGACGCGGTGCTGGACTACCTGCGGCCGATCATCGAGCCGGCCGGCCGGGAGGACTTCCTCTTCGAGCGCGCCTGGATGCGGGCGCAGGCGGCCAGGATCGCCGACCCCCGCTCGCCCGCCCACCAGCTGGGCAAGCAGCTCAACCTGCCGCCGTCGTACCTGCTGATCCACCGGGTGACGCTGAGCACCGTCGGGGTGCTGTGCCAGCTGGGCGCGACCGTGCGGCTGCGCGACGAGCTGCTGGAATGGCTGCCCGGGTTCGCGGCGGAGGGCGAGGAGGAGTCGGCGTGA
- the nudC gene encoding NAD(+) diphosphatase has protein sequence MTGPDATTTGLDLAARPVALTHEGVDRAAGHRLDEAWLAAAWSHPSTRVFVVSGGQVLVEDTPDGGTELVMTPAFDAPETETHRYFLGIDPDGVRYFALQKDSLPGRMDDAARPAGLREVGGLLSPLEAGLMVHAVALENWQRMHRFCSRCGERTVIAAAGHIRRCPACGAEHYPRTDPAVIMLVTDDQDRALLGRQVHWPEGRFSTLAGFVEPGESVEAAVRREVAEEVGVTVGDVAYVASQPWPFPSSLMLGFTARATDPRITVDGEEIHEARWFSRDDLRAAFASGEVLPPFGISIAARLIELWYGAPRPAPASPADPADRAPGRRAARSAGRVRAGRGTGPNRVRRRASA, from the coding sequence TTGACCGGACCCGACGCGACCACCACCGGACTCGACCTGGCAGCGCGGCCCGTGGCCCTGACCCACGAGGGTGTGGACCGCGCCGCCGGCCACCGCCTGGACGAGGCGTGGCTCGCGGCGGCCTGGAGCCACCCGAGCACACGGGTGTTCGTGGTCTCCGGCGGCCAGGTGCTGGTCGAGGACACCCCCGACGGCGGCACCGAGCTGGTGATGACCCCGGCCTTCGACGCGCCCGAGACCGAGACCCACCGCTACTTCCTGGGCATCGACCCGGACGGCGTGCGCTATTTCGCGCTCCAGAAGGACTCGCTGCCCGGGCGGATGGACGACGCCGCGCGCCCGGCCGGGCTGCGCGAGGTCGGCGGGCTGCTGTCGCCGCTGGAGGCCGGGCTGATGGTGCACGCCGTGGCGCTGGAGAACTGGCAGCGCATGCACCGCTTCTGCTCCCGCTGCGGTGAGCGCACCGTCATCGCCGCCGCGGGCCACATCCGGCGCTGCCCGGCCTGCGGCGCCGAGCACTACCCGCGCACCGACCCCGCGGTGATCATGCTGGTCACCGACGACCAGGACCGGGCGCTGCTGGGCCGTCAGGTGCACTGGCCCGAGGGCCGCTTCTCCACGCTGGCCGGCTTCGTGGAGCCGGGCGAGTCCGTCGAGGCGGCGGTGCGCCGCGAGGTCGCCGAGGAGGTCGGCGTCACCGTCGGCGACGTCGCCTATGTGGCCAGCCAGCCGTGGCCCTTCCCGTCCAGCCTGATGCTGGGCTTCACCGCCCGGGCCACCGACCCGCGGATCACCGTGGACGGGGAGGAGATCCACGAGGCCCGCTGGTTCTCCCGCGACGACCTGCGCGCGGCCTTCGCCTCCGGCGAGGTCCTGCCGCCCTTCGGCATCTCCATCGCCGCCCGCCTCATCGAGCTCTGGTACGGCGCCCCCCGCCCCGCCCCGGCGTCCCCCGCTGATCCAGCGGATCGCGCACCCGGCCGGCGCGCCGCGAGGAGCGCCGGCCGGGTGCGGGCGGGGCGGGGGACCGGTCCGAACCGGGTCAGGCGGCGAGCTTCTGCTTGA
- a CDS encoding ATP-dependent helicase, protein MGTRIEQAEELKELLGVPFTPEQLACITAPLTPGVIVAGAGSGKTTVMSARVVWLTGTGQVTPDQVLGLTFTNKAAGELAERVRAALARAGVTPGDVAEPGAGPGADPDAAAAEPTISTYHAFAGRLLKDHGIRIGLEPTARLLADATRYQLAAKVLRAAPGPYPALTKGMPALVADLLALSGELSEHLVTPERLRAYHSVLTAHLAGLDPDRRGNAWVRDVARAAEARYDLAGLAAAYRDEKRRRELFDFGDQIALSAQLAQTRPEVGAILREQYRVVLLDEYQDTSVAQRLLLAGLFGAGTGHAVTAVGDPCQAIYGWRGASVANLDDFPRHFPYADGRPADRYALSENRRSGGRLLDLANTLSAELRARHEGVQALRPAPGAERDGLVRCALLPTQQEETAWLADSIAHLVRTGTAPGEIAVLCRTAGRFPEIHAALVARDVPVEVVGLSGLLHLPEVADLVATCEVLHDPTANAALVRLLTGPRWRIGARDLALLGRLARQLVRGGRPAPGADPLAAAVEGVDPAETVSLTDALETFLDGTIGEVAGAASAGAASAGAASPGAPSAGAPSAGASTAGAAAEGERAVGADLPFSPEARVRFARLAAEIRELRRALADPLMDVLHRVLAVTGLEVELSASPHALAARRRETLHAFLDVAAGFAGLDGEATLLAFLGFLRTAVEYEKGLDSSLPGGENTVKVLTAHKSKGLEWDVVAVPGLVERGFPSTRGRELWPLNAKVLPHGLRGDAATLPDVAEWTRGGLEGFRGAMKEHQRVEELRLGYVTFTRPRSLLLGSGHWWGPSQKTRFGPSDYLQALRAHCEAGNGEVEVWAEEPAEDAENPSLAGAVEPPWPMPLDPVALERRRQAAKTVLALADAASGAGRGRGPGRAARAARPARAARPARPARPRGLRPGMCVRLRRGRGLSLRRETGLRWTRSSRWCRRTRGSPRPGTAT, encoded by the coding sequence GTGGGAACGCGCATCGAGCAGGCCGAGGAGCTGAAGGAGCTGCTCGGCGTTCCGTTCACCCCGGAACAGCTCGCGTGCATCACCGCCCCCCTCACGCCCGGCGTGATCGTCGCCGGCGCCGGCTCCGGGAAGACCACCGTGATGTCCGCCCGCGTGGTGTGGCTGACCGGCACCGGCCAGGTCACGCCCGACCAGGTCCTCGGCCTGACGTTCACCAACAAGGCCGCCGGCGAGCTGGCCGAACGCGTCCGCGCCGCCCTCGCGAGAGCCGGCGTGACCCCGGGGGACGTGGCGGAGCCGGGCGCGGGCCCGGGCGCCGACCCCGACGCCGCCGCCGCGGAACCGACCATCTCCACGTACCACGCCTTCGCCGGCCGCCTGCTGAAGGACCACGGCATCCGCATCGGCCTGGAGCCGACCGCCCGGCTGCTCGCCGACGCCACCCGCTACCAGCTCGCCGCCAAGGTGCTGCGAGCCGCGCCGGGCCCGTACCCCGCGCTGACCAAGGGCATGCCCGCCCTCGTCGCCGACCTGCTCGCCCTCAGCGGCGAGCTGTCCGAGCACCTGGTGACCCCCGAGCGCCTGCGCGCGTACCACTCCGTGCTCACCGCCCACCTCGCCGGCCTCGATCCCGACCGCCGCGGCAACGCCTGGGTGCGCGACGTCGCCAGGGCCGCCGAGGCGCGGTACGACCTGGCCGGCCTGGCCGCCGCGTACCGCGACGAGAAACGCCGCCGCGAGCTCTTCGACTTCGGCGACCAGATCGCGCTGAGCGCCCAGCTCGCCCAGACCCGGCCCGAGGTCGGCGCGATCCTGCGCGAGCAGTACCGCGTGGTGCTGCTCGACGAGTACCAGGACACCTCCGTGGCCCAGCGGCTGCTGCTCGCCGGCCTGTTCGGCGCCGGCACCGGCCACGCGGTGACCGCCGTCGGCGACCCCTGCCAGGCGATCTACGGCTGGCGCGGCGCCTCCGTGGCCAATCTGGACGACTTCCCGCGCCACTTCCCGTACGCCGACGGCCGCCCCGCCGACCGCTACGCGCTGAGCGAGAACCGCCGCTCCGGCGGCCGGCTCCTGGACCTCGCCAACACCCTCTCCGCGGAACTGCGCGCACGCCACGAAGGCGTCCAGGCGCTGCGGCCCGCGCCCGGCGCCGAGCGCGACGGACTGGTGCGCTGCGCGCTGCTGCCCACCCAGCAGGAGGAGACCGCCTGGCTGGCCGACTCCATCGCTCACCTGGTGCGCACCGGCACCGCGCCGGGGGAGATCGCCGTGCTGTGCCGCACCGCGGGCCGCTTCCCGGAGATCCACGCCGCGCTGGTGGCCAGGGACGTGCCGGTGGAGGTGGTCGGGCTGTCCGGGCTGCTGCACCTGCCCGAGGTCGCCGACCTGGTCGCCACCTGCGAGGTGCTGCACGACCCGACCGCGAACGCCGCGCTGGTCCGGCTGCTGACCGGCCCGCGATGGCGGATCGGCGCGCGCGACCTGGCGCTGCTGGGCCGCCTGGCCCGGCAGCTGGTCCGCGGCGGCCGGCCCGCGCCCGGCGCCGATCCGCTGGCCGCGGCGGTGGAGGGCGTCGACCCGGCCGAGACGGTCTCGCTCACCGACGCGCTGGAGACGTTCCTCGACGGGACGATCGGCGAGGTCGCGGGCGCCGCGAGTGCTGGTGCCGCGAGCGCGGGTGCCGCGAGCCCCGGGGCGCCGAGTGCCGGGGCGCCGAGTGCCGGGGCATCGACTGCCGGCGCCGCCGCGGAGGGCGAGCGCGCGGTGGGCGCCGACCTGCCGTTCTCCCCCGAGGCGCGGGTCCGCTTCGCCCGGCTGGCCGCCGAGATAAGGGAACTGCGCCGCGCACTCGCCGACCCGCTGATGGACGTCCTGCACCGAGTGCTCGCCGTCACCGGCCTGGAGGTCGAGCTGTCCGCCTCCCCGCACGCGCTGGCCGCCCGGCGGCGCGAGACGCTGCACGCGTTCCTCGACGTCGCCGCCGGGTTCGCCGGCCTGGACGGCGAGGCGACACTGCTGGCCTTCCTCGGCTTCCTGCGCACCGCGGTCGAGTACGAGAAGGGCCTCGACAGCTCGCTGCCCGGCGGCGAGAACACCGTGAAGGTGCTGACCGCGCACAAGTCCAAGGGCCTGGAGTGGGACGTGGTGGCCGTGCCCGGCCTGGTCGAGCGGGGCTTCCCGAGCACCCGCGGCCGCGAGCTGTGGCCGCTGAACGCCAAGGTGCTGCCGCACGGCCTGCGCGGCGACGCGGCCACCCTGCCCGACGTCGCCGAGTGGACCCGCGGCGGCCTGGAGGGCTTCCGCGGCGCGATGAAGGAGCACCAGCGCGTCGAGGAGCTGCGGCTCGGCTACGTCACCTTCACCCGGCCGCGCTCGCTGCTGCTCGGCTCCGGGCACTGGTGGGGGCCGTCCCAGAAGACGCGGTTCGGGCCCTCGGACTACCTCCAGGCGCTGCGCGCGCACTGCGAGGCGGGCAACGGCGAGGTGGAGGTGTGGGCCGAAGAGCCCGCCGAGGACGCCGAGAACCCCTCGCTCGCGGGCGCGGTCGAGCCGCCGTGGCCGATGCCGCTCGACCCGGTCGCGCTGGAGCGCCGTCGGCAGGCGGCGAAGACGGTGCTGGCGCTGGCGGACGCGGCGTCCGGGGCGGGGAGGGGGCGGGGGCCGGGCCGGGCAGCGCGGGCGGCGCGGCCGGCGCGGGCGGCGCGGCCGGCGCGACCGGCGCGACCGAGGGGCCTGCGCCCGGGGATGTGCGTGCGCCTGCGCCGGGGGAGGGGCCTGAGCCTGCGCCGGGAGACGGGTCTGCGCTGGACGAGGAGCTCGCGCTGGTGCCGGAGGACGCGCGGCTCGCCGCGTCCTGGGACCGCGACCTGA
- a CDS encoding ThiF family adenylyltransferase: protein MRPMLKPALRRGWRDAESVQFGVDRRHAVVLGPVDGAAAGFLDLLDGTRGMDALVADAAALGLGPERVRRLLGELAEGGVLDDASAHAALSASVRHRSALLDRLRPDLAALSLVHPAPGAGPARIRHRGASRVRVLGAGRVGAALAAVLSAAGVGAVDLVDGGRVEPWDTGPCGIPADHAGERRDAAGRGAVRRAAGAAPVRPPGARPPGTHPPGSAVERTRARAARAGAGPGRGGSVTRPGVDADAGAAPGGEAPGVDVLAVVAPRDGLYAFAPDEEQARELVGAGVPHLYAGVLEDTGLVGPLVLPGRTGCGECLGLLLADRDPAWPRLLAQLRSGRRQAVPACDVALATAVAGTAAGHVLAHLDGRLPPSTGARLELPSAGPAPRVLAVPGHPGCGCGAAALGGRPPRGRGGREIADQDERDKASPPRGTDRVLAAAPTAASSQGGTMAM from the coding sequence ATGCGCCCGATGCTGAAGCCCGCGCTGCGGCGCGGCTGGCGAGACGCGGAGAGCGTGCAGTTCGGCGTCGACCGAAGGCACGCGGTGGTGCTGGGGCCGGTGGACGGCGCGGCGGCCGGCTTCCTCGACCTGCTGGACGGCACACGGGGGATGGACGCCCTGGTCGCGGACGCCGCGGCGCTGGGGCTCGGGCCCGAGCGGGTGCGGCGGCTGCTCGGCGAGCTGGCGGAGGGCGGGGTGCTGGACGACGCCTCGGCGCACGCGGCGCTGTCCGCCTCGGTGCGCCACCGGTCGGCGCTGCTCGACCGGCTCCGCCCCGACCTGGCGGCCCTGTCCCTGGTCCACCCGGCGCCGGGCGCGGGCCCTGCCCGGATACGGCATCGCGGGGCGTCGCGGGTGCGGGTGCTCGGAGCCGGGCGGGTCGGCGCGGCGCTGGCCGCGGTGCTGTCGGCGGCGGGCGTCGGCGCGGTCGACCTGGTGGACGGCGGACGGGTCGAGCCGTGGGACACCGGGCCGTGCGGCATCCCGGCCGACCACGCGGGCGAGCGGCGGGACGCCGCGGGCCGCGGCGCGGTCCGCCGCGCGGCGGGCGCGGCCCCCGTCCGTCCGCCCGGCGCACGGCCGCCGGGGACGCATCCGCCGGGTTCGGCGGTCGAGCGCACCCGCGCCCGCGCCGCCCGCGCCGGCGCGGGCCCGGGCCGCGGCGGGTCCGTGACGCGCCCGGGCGTGGACGCGGACGCGGGCGCGGCTCCCGGCGGCGAGGCGCCGGGCGTGGACGTGCTGGCGGTGGTGGCGCCGCGGGACGGGCTGTACGCGTTCGCGCCGGACGAGGAGCAGGCGCGCGAGCTGGTCGGTGCGGGGGTGCCGCATCTGTACGCGGGGGTGCTGGAGGACACCGGCCTGGTCGGCCCGCTGGTGCTGCCCGGGCGCACCGGGTGCGGGGAGTGCCTGGGGCTGCTGCTGGCCGACCGGGACCCGGCGTGGCCACGGCTGCTGGCGCAGTTGCGGTCCGGTCGGCGGCAGGCCGTCCCGGCCTGCGACGTCGCGCTGGCCACCGCGGTCGCGGGGACCGCGGCCGGCCATGTGCTGGCGCATCTGGACGGGCGGCTGCCGCCGAGCACCGGGGCGCGGCTGGAGCTGCCGTCGGCCGGCCCGGCGCCGCGGGTGCTGGCGGTGCCGGGCCACCCGGGCTGCGGCTGCGGGGCCGCGGCTCTCGGCGGCCGCCCGCCGCGTGGCCGTGGCGGGCGCGAAATCGCTGATCAGGACGAGCGGGACAAAGCGTCGCCGCCGCGCGGAACTGACCGGGTCTTGGCCGCAGCACCCACGGCCGCCTCGTCGCAGGGAGGCACAATGGCCATGTGA
- a CDS encoding WhiB family transcriptional regulator, whose product MHTASHATSGPKPELGHPPATPPSETTLLPLTELDDEIERLGVPVPCRTYDPEVFFAESPADVEYAKSLCQTCPVREACLAGAKDRREPWGVWGGELFIQGVVVPRKRPRGRPRKNAVAA is encoded by the coding sequence GTGCACACCGCCTCGCACGCAACGTCCGGACCCAAGCCCGAACTCGGCCACCCGCCCGCAACGCCCCCTTCGGAGACCACCTTGCTGCCCCTCACCGAGCTCGACGACGAGATCGAGCGACTCGGCGTGCCCGTCCCGTGCCGGACCTACGACCCCGAGGTCTTCTTCGCGGAGTCCCCGGCCGACGTCGAGTACGCCAAGTCCCTCTGCCAGACCTGTCCGGTGCGCGAGGCCTGCCTGGCCGGCGCCAAGGACCGCCGCGAGCCCTGGGGTGTCTGGGGCGGCGAGCTGTTCATCCAGGGCGTGGTCGTTCCCCGCAAGCGGCCGCGCGGCCGCCCGCGCAAGAACGCCGTCGCGGCATGA